One Campylobacter sputorum subsp. sputorum DNA segment encodes these proteins:
- the tatC gene encoding twin-arginine translocase subunit TatC, giving the protein MFEDLKPHLIELRKRLFISCSSIFVMFFVCFSFWNPILSWMTAPLVKILPQGSDIIFTQVQEPFFTAMKVSFFAGLVVSMPIIFWQFWLFVSPGLYDNEKKYVLPFVFFATFFFIAGSSFCYYVVIPIGFKFLINFGGQLFTALPSIGEYVGFFTKLIVAFGISFELPVVTFFLAKIGLVDYKALLGFFRYAIIIIFVFAAIVTPPDVISQILMALPLVLLYVLSILVVKWTCKTTQNETADDEQKDGENLDD; this is encoded by the coding sequence ATAGAACTTAGAAAAAGATTGTTTATAAGCTGTTCGTCCATTTTTGTAATGTTTTTTGTATGTTTTTCGTTTTGGAACCCGATCCTTTCTTGGATGACTGCGCCATTAGTTAAAATTTTGCCCCAAGGCAGTGATATTATATTTACTCAGGTTCAAGAGCCGTTTTTTACAGCTATGAAAGTTTCGTTTTTTGCAGGACTTGTAGTTTCTATGCCTATAATTTTTTGGCAATTTTGGCTTTTTGTATCCCCTGGTCTTTATGATAATGAGAAAAAATATGTCTTGCCATTTGTTTTTTTTGCTACGTTTTTCTTTATAGCAGGATCTAGTTTTTGTTACTATGTGGTAATACCGATAGGGTTTAAATTTCTTATAAATTTTGGCGGACAACTTTTTACAGCACTTCCTAGCATTGGCGAATATGTCGGATTTTTTACAAAACTAATTGTTGCATTTGGGATATCTTTTGAACTGCCTGTTGTTACATTTTTCTTAGCAAAAATTGGTCTTGTTGATTATAAAGCTTTGCTTGGATTTTTTAGATATGCAATTATTATAATATTTGTTTTTGCAGCTATTGTTACACCGCCAGATGTTATAAGTCAAATTCTTATGGCTCTACCGCTTGTTTTATTGTATGTTCTTTCTATACTTGTTGTAAAATGGACATGTAAAACTACTCAAAACGAGACTGCTGATGATGAACAAAAAGATGGTGAAAATTTAGATGATTGA